The following coding sequences are from one Synergistaceae bacterium window:
- a CDS encoding DedA family protein — MKGITNWLVATIGKLGYTGIVALMFLESSFFPFPSEVVLPPAGYLAWRGEMSFVAVVAAGITGSILGALFNYWFALKLGRPFLVRYGRYFFVSEESIKKAETFFERHGHISTLVGRLLPVIRQYISLPAGVARMKLGAFTTYTSIGAGAWVVVLVLVGYLLGEHQELLERYLHVLTFASVANAILLAVGYLLWYRHRACGGERTKCGEA, encoded by the coding sequence ATGAAAGGTATCACGAACTGGCTGGTGGCAACGATTGGAAAGCTGGGCTACACGGGGATCGTCGCCCTGATGTTTTTGGAGTCCTCTTTCTTCCCCTTTCCCAGCGAAGTGGTGCTACCCCCGGCGGGATACCTCGCCTGGAGAGGAGAGATGTCCTTTGTCGCCGTCGTGGCCGCGGGAATTACAGGGAGCATTTTGGGAGCGCTTTTCAACTACTGGTTCGCCCTCAAACTGGGTCGTCCTTTTCTGGTTCGGTATGGCAGGTATTTTTTCGTTTCGGAGGAATCCATCAAAAAAGCAGAAACGTTTTTCGAGCGTCACGGGCACATTAGCACCTTGGTGGGCCGTCTGTTGCCCGTTATCCGTCAATATATTTCCCTACCCGCCGGAGTCGCTCGGATGAAACTCGGCGCCTTCACCACATACACCTCTATAGGCGCAGGGGCCTGGGTGGTAGTCCTGGTTCTAGTTGGCTACCTGCTGGGGGAACATCAAGAGTTGCTCGAACGTTACCTACACGTTTTGACGTTTGCCAGCGTCGCTAACGCGATCTTGCTGGCCGTGGGATACCTGCTCTGGTACCGGCACAGGGCCTGCGGCGGGGAACGAACGAAGTGCGGCGAAGCGTAA
- the rho gene encoding transcription termination factor Rho, translating into MESPPVPETYSPPKPKHSYGYLASLTLMDLRKIGREFGVAGAASLRKDDLIISVLRAQAESMNYKFGGGTLEILPEGFGFLRPKGMLPTDNDVYLSVSQIRRFGLRNGDVIWGLIRPPREQEHYEALLRVETVNFADPEHSRRRAQFGQLTPIFPTTKMSLETGPKELATRLVDMFAPIGMGQRALIVSPPKAGKTTLLKRIAGAISINCPDVILMALLIDERPEEVTDISRSVDGEVIASTFDRPADEHIRVANLALEKAKRLAEAKRDVVILLDSITRLARASNLTVPPSGRTLSGGLDPSGLYFPKRFFGAARNFEEGGSLTIIGTALTDTGSRMDDVIYEEFKGTGNMELHLSRKLAEQRIFPAIDITRSGTRREELLIPEDELARLWVLRKRIVGVDEAGALNLILDKLRQTQTNHDFLMSIKLP; encoded by the coding sequence GTGGAAAGCCCGCCTGTTCCAGAAACGTACTCTCCCCCTAAACCCAAACATTCTTATGGCTATCTCGCGTCTCTCACCTTGATGGATCTCCGTAAAATAGGAAGAGAGTTTGGAGTTGCCGGAGCGGCGTCGCTTCGCAAGGACGACTTGATCATCTCCGTCCTGAGGGCCCAGGCCGAGAGCATGAACTACAAGTTCGGCGGAGGCACTTTGGAAATTTTGCCCGAAGGATTCGGGTTTTTGCGTCCCAAAGGCATGTTGCCCACCGATAACGATGTGTATCTCTCCGTCTCTCAGATTCGGCGTTTCGGGTTGCGCAACGGGGATGTCATTTGGGGTCTCATTCGTCCTCCCCGCGAGCAGGAGCACTACGAAGCCCTCCTGCGAGTAGAGACGGTCAACTTCGCGGACCCAGAGCATTCCCGCAGACGCGCTCAGTTTGGCCAATTGACGCCCATCTTCCCGACCACGAAAATGAGCCTCGAAACCGGGCCCAAAGAATTGGCCACGCGCTTGGTGGACATGTTCGCGCCCATTGGCATGGGGCAGCGAGCGCTTATCGTCTCCCCTCCCAAAGCGGGTAAAACGACTCTTTTGAAGCGCATCGCGGGTGCCATTTCCATCAATTGTCCCGACGTGATTCTGATGGCCCTCTTGATCGACGAGCGCCCAGAGGAAGTAACGGATATTTCTCGTTCCGTGGACGGCGAGGTTATCGCCTCCACCTTCGACCGCCCGGCCGACGAACATATCCGAGTGGCCAACTTGGCTCTGGAAAAGGCGAAGCGCTTGGCGGAGGCCAAACGCGATGTGGTGATTCTGCTAGACTCCATCACACGTCTGGCCCGGGCCTCGAACCTCACGGTCCCGCCCTCGGGACGAACCCTTTCAGGCGGACTCGACCCATCAGGGCTTTATTTCCCCAAACGTTTCTTCGGCGCGGCGCGAAACTTTGAGGAGGGAGGAAGCCTCACCATCATCGGCACGGCCTTGACGGATACAGGCAGCCGCATGGACGATGTCATTTACGAGGAGTTCAAAGGCACGGGCAACATGGAACTACACCTGTCTCGTAAACTGGCGGAGCAGCGTATTTTTCCCGCCATCGACATCACCCGGTCGGGGACTCGGCGCGAAGAACTCCTGATTCCTGAGGACGAATTAGCCCGTTTGTGGGTTCTGCGCAAGCGTATCGTGGGCGTGGACGAGGCTGGGGCGTTGAACCTGATCCTCGATAAACTTCGCCAAACCCAAACCAACCATGACTTCCTGATGTCAATCAAACTTCCTTAA
- a CDS encoding DUF4392 domain-containing protein, with amino-acid sequence MQQIVASGIGARGASSLCRPEFWDEALQLFIRAGRILVITGFYIQRAEASETDGPPGAVALGRALARVGKEVILLTDSRNYKSLSACSHSVSGPSVAKADDPLDVQMDMDLLVFIERPGHATDDRYYDMKGTDIGDVVVPLDKIAKSALRRGIPVLGIGDGGNEAGMGIFYDALVKLLPRYAPCLSRVPATVCLPVDISNWGAYALTAVLSGFYRCWLGMDEGEESIMLEALSRAGAVDGVTGLPSASVDGVPLEGPGGLEETEFRLRSWYSGSFEV; translated from the coding sequence TTGCAACAAATAGTGGCGTCAGGAATTGGGGCACGGGGAGCTTCTTCATTGTGCCGCCCCGAATTTTGGGATGAAGCTCTGCAATTGTTTATTCGGGCGGGGCGTATTCTTGTAATCACAGGGTTTTACATTCAGAGAGCAGAGGCGTCCGAAACCGACGGGCCGCCGGGTGCTGTGGCTTTGGGACGAGCGTTGGCCAGGGTAGGCAAAGAGGTCATTCTGTTGACCGATAGCCGAAACTACAAAAGCCTTTCGGCCTGCTCCCATAGTGTGAGCGGGCCATCAGTGGCAAAAGCTGACGACCCTCTAGACGTTCAGATGGATATGGACCTTCTGGTTTTCATCGAACGCCCAGGGCACGCGACCGATGATCGTTACTACGATATGAAGGGTACGGATATTGGAGATGTGGTGGTCCCGCTGGATAAAATCGCCAAGAGCGCGTTGCGACGCGGTATTCCTGTGCTGGGAATAGGAGATGGCGGCAATGAGGCGGGTATGGGAATATTCTACGACGCCCTGGTTAAATTGTTGCCCCGTTACGCGCCTTGCCTTTCGAGGGTTCCCGCGACTGTTTGTTTGCCTGTGGATATTTCTAACTGGGGAGCTTATGCCCTGACGGCCGTTTTGTCAGGGTTTTACCGTTGTTGGTTGGGAATGGACGAGGGCGAGGAATCCATCATGTTGGAGGCTCTTTCGAGAGCAGGCGCCGTCGATGGGGTGACGGGGTTGCCGAGCGCGTCCGTGGATGGAGTTCCGCTGGAAGGGCCGGGAGGATTGGAAGAAACGGAGTTTCGGTTAAGAAGTTGGTATTCTGGGAGTTTTGAGGTATAA
- the pfkA gene encoding 6-phosphofructokinase, with the protein MKRIAVLTSGGDSPGMNAAIRAVVRTCIFNEKECIGVLRGYEGLIEGDYIPLDRASVGGILHRGGTILKTARSDRFKTEDGRKTALLRMREAGIEGLVVIGGDGSFHGAKLLHEMEMPTIGVPATIDNDVAGTDETIGFDTAVNTALEAVMRLRDTASSHDRLFIVEVMGRNAGFLALEIAVATGAEYVVVPELPVSIGNLCQKLRISHKEKKSHTLIILAEGVMTANEMKDKLQDTGGYDARVTVLGYIQRGGSPTSFDAILASKMGAYAAESLFIGKSGVMVGNVNHRMILSDLERSWSEQKSLSPEMLNLMEKLT; encoded by the coding sequence ATGAAGCGTATCGCGGTGCTGACCAGTGGAGGAGACTCCCCAGGTATGAACGCGGCTATCAGAGCCGTCGTGAGGACATGTATTTTCAACGAAAAAGAATGTATCGGTGTTCTGCGAGGCTATGAAGGACTTATTGAGGGTGACTATATTCCCTTGGACAGGGCCTCTGTAGGGGGTATTCTCCATCGAGGGGGGACAATCCTGAAAACGGCGCGTAGCGATCGCTTCAAGACCGAAGATGGACGTAAAACGGCATTGCTAAGAATGCGAGAGGCCGGTATTGAGGGTTTGGTGGTAATCGGCGGCGATGGTTCTTTTCATGGAGCCAAGCTGCTGCACGAAATGGAGATGCCGACCATCGGGGTTCCCGCAACCATCGACAACGACGTGGCGGGGACAGATGAAACTATCGGCTTCGACACGGCGGTGAACACGGCGTTGGAAGCCGTCATGCGTCTTCGCGACACGGCTTCGAGCCATGATCGGCTTTTCATTGTCGAAGTCATGGGCCGTAACGCGGGGTTTTTGGCCTTGGAAATCGCGGTGGCTACAGGAGCGGAGTATGTGGTAGTACCAGAATTGCCTGTGAGTATCGGTAATCTTTGTCAAAAACTTCGAATATCCCACAAGGAAAAAAAGAGCCACACACTGATCATTCTGGCTGAGGGTGTCATGACCGCCAATGAAATGAAGGATAAATTGCAGGATACGGGCGGGTATGACGCTCGCGTCACTGTGCTGGGGTACATTCAAAGAGGAGGAAGTCCCACGTCCTTCGACGCGATTTTAGCTTCGAAGATGGGAGCTTACGCGGCCGAATCTCTTTTTATAGGAAAGAGCGGAGTCATGGTTGGTAACGTCAACCACAGAATGATTCTTTCCGACCTGGAACGATCTTGGTCTGAGCAGAAATCCCTGAGCCCTGAGATGCTGAACTTGATGGAAAAGTTGACCTGA
- the recA gene encoding recombinase RecA — protein sequence MSKKKAPQNREEVLEQALEDIREKFGQGSIMRLGENVKPNVEVISSGILPLDVALGIGGFPKGRIIEIFGPEGSGKTTVALYAIAEAQKAGGVAAFIDAEHALDPRLAATLGVNIDSLYLAQPDSGEQALYVLDTLVRSGAVDIVVVDSVAALTPQAEIDGRIGESQLGLQARLMSYALRRLTSIISRTNSCVVFINQLRALISTGYGAGPSETTTGGRALKFYSSIRLEVRRGKKIEKGEETIGHELYMKVVKNKQAPPFRSAHTSLIYGKGIPKGVAVVDMAVDYDIIKRKGSWLAYKGETLGQGKESVAQFIEKNPELEQEIIAEIMAAVNKGIGFITPIPDSKEGEKPEDIVDEELNVEEGILDLSEDEK from the coding sequence TTGTCCAAGAAAAAAGCTCCGCAAAATAGAGAAGAAGTCCTGGAGCAGGCTCTGGAAGATATACGTGAAAAATTTGGGCAGGGCTCCATCATGCGCTTGGGGGAAAACGTCAAGCCCAACGTGGAGGTCATTTCTTCGGGAATTTTGCCTTTGGACGTGGCTTTAGGAATTGGCGGCTTTCCCAAGGGGCGCATTATCGAGATCTTCGGACCGGAGGGGTCGGGAAAAACGACCGTCGCCCTGTACGCCATCGCCGAGGCTCAGAAAGCTGGTGGCGTAGCCGCATTCATCGACGCGGAACACGCGTTAGACCCGCGGTTGGCGGCGACGCTAGGAGTTAACATCGATTCCCTTTACCTGGCTCAGCCGGATAGCGGCGAACAGGCGCTTTACGTGCTGGACACGCTGGTGCGCAGCGGCGCCGTTGATATCGTGGTGGTAGATTCCGTGGCGGCTCTGACGCCCCAAGCGGAAATCGACGGGAGGATAGGCGAAAGTCAATTGGGGCTCCAAGCCCGATTGATGTCTTATGCCTTGCGTCGTCTGACGTCTATTATATCGAGAACCAATAGTTGCGTCGTCTTCATCAACCAGCTTCGCGCGCTGATATCGACGGGCTACGGCGCCGGTCCCTCGGAAACCACCACCGGTGGGCGAGCGCTCAAGTTTTATTCCTCGATTCGCCTGGAGGTTCGGCGAGGGAAAAAAATCGAAAAAGGAGAGGAAACCATCGGCCACGAGTTGTACATGAAGGTCGTCAAAAACAAACAGGCGCCTCCTTTCCGCTCGGCCCACACCAGCCTCATCTATGGTAAGGGCATCCCTAAAGGGGTGGCCGTGGTGGATATGGCTGTGGATTACGACATCATCAAGCGTAAGGGTTCCTGGCTCGCTTATAAAGGGGAGACATTAGGGCAGGGCAAAGAATCGGTCGCTCAGTTCATCGAAAAAAACCCTGAACTGGAGCAGGAGATCATCGCCGAGATTATGGCGGCCGTCAATAAGGGAATCGGCTTCATCACTCCCATCCCGGACTCCAAAGAAGGCGAAAAGCCGGAAGACATCGTGGACGAAGAACTCAACGTGGAAGAGGGAATTTTGGACCTCTCGGAAGATGAAAAATAA